The Magnolia sinica isolate HGM2019 chromosome 10, MsV1, whole genome shotgun sequence genome includes a window with the following:
- the LOC131216931 gene encoding large ribosomal subunit protein eL39, producing the protein MPSHKTFRIKKKLAKKMRQNRPIPHWIRMRTDNTIRYNAKRRHWRRTKLGF; encoded by the exons CCGTCGCACAAGACCTTCCGCATCAAGAAAAAGCTGGCGAAGAAGATGAGGCAGAACAGGCCAATCCCTCACTGGATCCGGATGAGGACTGACAACACCATTAG GTACAACGCGAAGCGCAGGCACTGGCGCCGTACAAAGCTAGGGTTCTGA